One segment of Deinococcus aerolatus DNA contains the following:
- a CDS encoding DUF3248 domain-containing protein, with product MSDSLPPDPSAAAEAEVVRSVLPQELEALGGQLVWRIGKDEVGDDVIVRLGYASATPRFAHLPRLRSASDADLLLALEGGRVVIEWVD from the coding sequence ATGAGCGATTCGCTGCCGCCCGACCCCAGCGCCGCGGCCGAGGCCGAGGTGGTCCGAAGCGTGCTGCCGCAGGAGCTGGAGGCGCTGGGCGGGCAGCTGGTGTGGCGGATCGGCAAGGACGAGGTCGGCGACGACGTGATCGTGCGGCTGGGCTACGCCTCGGCCACACCGCGTTTCGCGCACCTGCCCCGGCTGCGCAGTGCCAGTGACGCCGATCTGCTCTTGGCCCTGGAGGGCGGGCGCGTGGTGATCGAGTGGGTGGACTGA
- a CDS encoding VC0807 family protein, with the protein MSDPASEFNPTATPPKKARARVPKTVWDLVFTLLIPIMILSPNVLGSGISVAEQVFGGGTAGNVRAYLLAALIPVVYVLWDLGVNRNVSPVALIGGAGAIFSGALAFWYVDGFWYAIKDSARSYLTGILFLISAATSVPLFRVFLDAASIGEKPEDRAATQQAMRDPAVHRGLVLGTVVFSVVDLIGGVVNSIVNYARVTAKFGTDDFNAQIAAVNAVMRVPGLVISLVGVFAAIWFVQRAVKVRFGPEASLLEPAKLAAAMRERGEMPAEVGDPA; encoded by the coding sequence ATGAGCGACCCGGCCTCCGAATTCAACCCTACCGCCACGCCCCCCAAGAAAGCCCGCGCCCGCGTGCCCAAGACCGTCTGGGATCTGGTCTTCACGCTGCTGATTCCCATCATGATTCTCAGTCCCAATGTCCTGGGCAGCGGGATCAGCGTTGCCGAGCAGGTGTTTGGGGGCGGCACGGCCGGCAACGTGCGCGCCTACCTGCTGGCCGCCCTGATTCCGGTGGTCTACGTCCTGTGGGACCTGGGCGTCAACCGCAACGTCAGCCCGGTGGCCCTGATCGGCGGGGCGGGCGCGATCTTTTCCGGCGCGCTGGCCTTCTGGTACGTGGACGGTTTCTGGTACGCCATCAAGGACAGCGCGCGGTCCTACCTGACCGGCATCCTGTTCCTGATCAGCGCGGCGACGTCTGTGCCGCTGTTCCGCGTGTTTCTGGACGCCGCCAGCATTGGCGAGAAGCCCGAGGACCGCGCCGCCACGCAGCAGGCCATGCGGGACCCTGCGGTTCACCGGGGGCTGGTGCTGGGCACCGTGGTGTTCTCGGTGGTGGACCTGATTGGCGGCGTGGTCAACAGCATCGTCAACTACGCCCGCGTGACCGCCAAATTCGGCACCGACGACTTCAATGCCCAGATCGCGGCCGTCAACGCCGTGATGCGGGTGCCGGGACTGGTCATCAGTCTGGTCGGGGTGTTTGCCGCCATCTGGTTTGTGCAGCGGGCCGTCAAGGTCCGCTTCGGGCCGGAGGCCAGCCTGCTGGAGCCTGCCAAGCTGGCCGCCGCCATGCGCGAGCGCGGCGAGATGCCGGCGGAGGTCGGCGACCCCGCCTGA
- a CDS encoding RsmD family RNA methyltransferase: MSLRILGGSARGRSLKVPDSARPSGARVRKSLFDLLAARAPTGTFIDLHGGSGAIGLEAASRGYAVTLIEQDTRAVKALEANARALELRVRIVRGESQKLLPRLGTFDIVFSDPPYQADIPALTAQLLASQIVATGGLLVCQHPDRLALPEHPGFACEVREYGSNSLTLYQRAAAADRVEGE, from the coding sequence ATGAGCCTGCGGATTCTGGGCGGCAGCGCCCGGGGCCGCAGCCTGAAGGTGCCGGACAGCGCCCGGCCCAGCGGCGCACGCGTTCGCAAGAGTCTGTTTGACCTGCTGGCGGCCCGCGCCCCCACCGGCACCTTCATCGACCTGCACGGCGGCAGCGGGGCCATCGGGCTGGAGGCGGCCAGCCGGGGTTACGCGGTCACGCTGATCGAGCAGGACACGCGCGCCGTCAAGGCCCTGGAAGCAAATGCCCGCGCCCTGGAACTGCGGGTGCGGATCGTGCGCGGCGAGTCCCAGAAGCTGCTGCCCCGGCTGGGCACCTTCGACATCGTGTTCAGCGACCCGCCGTACCAGGCCGATATTCCCGCACTGACCGCGCAGCTGCTGGCCAGCCAGATTGTGGCAACGGGCGGTCTGCTGGTCTGCCAGCACCCGGACCGGCTGGCCCTGCCGGAGCATCCCGGCTTCGCATGCGAGGTCCGTGAGTACGGCAGCAACAGCCTGACCCTCTACCAGCGGGCCGCGGCGGCGGATAGGGTGGAAGGCGAATGA
- the prmC gene encoding peptide chain release factor N(5)-glutamine methyltransferase, with protein MNLRGHLAAAVQTLRAAGVPSPDVDARALILHALDLPPTAFLLRGQEEVDAADAARLQGLVRQRAARVPLQHLLGTLEWGGVGLRVDRRALIPRPETEWLLSLALAEVRAVRAPRVVDVGTGTGALALGFRQARPDAAVLGADLSPEALDLARENAALNGLEVAFVESDLLAALPGPFDLILANLPYLPEGDRAHADPEVRHDPDLALYSGPDGLTLARRLVLQARAALADGGVLWLELDPRNAPTLAAELCAQGWEATLHPDLTGRERFVRAAPMALTQG; from the coding sequence GTGAATCTGCGCGGTCACCTTGCCGCCGCCGTTCAGACCCTGCGTGCGGCGGGCGTGCCCTCGCCGGACGTGGACGCACGGGCGCTGATCCTGCACGCGCTGGACCTCCCGCCCACCGCATTCCTGCTGCGCGGCCAGGAAGAGGTGGACGCAGCCGACGCGGCCCGGCTGCAAGGACTGGTCCGGCAGCGTGCGGCCCGCGTGCCGCTGCAACACCTGCTGGGCACGCTGGAGTGGGGCGGCGTGGGGCTGCGGGTGGACCGGCGGGCGCTGATTCCCAGGCCGGAAACCGAGTGGCTGCTTTCCCTGGCGCTGGCTGAGGTGAGGGCGGTGCGTGCGCCGCGTGTGGTGGACGTCGGGACCGGCACGGGGGCGCTGGCGCTGGGTTTCAGGCAGGCACGGCCGGACGCGGCGGTCCTGGGGGCAGACCTCAGTCCCGAGGCGCTGGACCTGGCGCGGGAGAATGCGGCGCTGAACGGCCTGGAGGTGGCGTTCGTGGAAAGCGACCTGCTGGCCGCCCTGCCTGGCCCCTTCGACCTGATTCTGGCGAATCTGCCGTACCTGCCCGAGGGCGACCGCGCCCACGCTGACCCGGAGGTGCGTCACGACCCCGATCTGGCGCTGTACTCCGGCCCGGACGGCCTGACGCTGGCCCGCCGGCTGGTTCTGCAGGCGCGCGCTGCCCTCGCTGACGGCGGAGTGCTGTGGCTGGAACTGGACCCCCGCAACGCCCCCACCCTCGCCGCCGAGTTGTGTGCCCAGGGCTGGGAGGCCACCCTCCACCCGGACCTGACCGGCCGGGAACGCTTCGTGCGGGCCGCGCCCATGGCCCTCACCCAGGGATGA
- the coaD gene encoding pantetheine-phosphate adenylyltransferase, which yields MKAVFPGSFDPITSGHMDVLTRASRIFDTVTVTVMHNARKQGRHLFTLDERLDILRAATGHLENVGVDSFGGLLVDYMAQEHKGIILRGLRAVSDYEYELQIAHLNRQIGEVETVFIMAATRWSFVSSSMVREIASYGGDIREMVPRASAEALRLKYADVYEERENAAASARPDTRTGAQESAAEP from the coding sequence ATGAAAGCCGTTTTTCCCGGATCGTTTGACCCCATCACCAGCGGGCACATGGACGTGCTGACCCGCGCCAGCCGCATCTTTGACACGGTCACCGTGACGGTCATGCACAACGCCCGCAAGCAGGGAAGGCACCTGTTCACGCTCGACGAGCGGCTGGACATCCTGCGAGCGGCCACCGGGCATCTGGAAAACGTCGGTGTGGATTCCTTCGGCGGGCTGCTGGTGGACTACATGGCGCAGGAGCACAAGGGAATCATCCTGCGCGGGCTGCGGGCGGTCAGCGACTACGAGTACGAGTTGCAGATCGCGCACCTGAACCGCCAGATCGGCGAGGTGGAGACCGTGTTCATCATGGCGGCCACCCGCTGGAGCTTCGTGTCCAGCAGCATGGTCCGCGAGATCGCCAGCTACGGCGGCGACATCCGCGAGATGGTGCCGCGCGCCAGCGCCGAGGCCCTGCGCCTGAAATACGCGGACGTGTATGAGGAACGGGAGAACGCGGCCGCCTCTGCCCGGCCAGATACCCGGACAGGCGCGCAGGAAAGCGCGGCAGAGCCGTGA
- a CDS encoding HD domain-containing protein — protein sequence MTSLRLPERVARKARGYAAKVRRLVRSVRASDAHPDDAWAAALLTPGEARVYRGMDPRDREHACRVTLHLLREHPGADPQLVAAALLHDCGKSVRPYRVAERVLVGLVPTRLARLLPPLGALGIRARHPELGAALLVNAGARARVADLVALHHRPAADPDAALLHHYDDQE from the coding sequence ATGACTTCCCTGCGGCTGCCTGAGCGCGTGGCCCGCAAAGCGCGGGGCTACGCGGCCAAGGTGCGGCGGCTGGTGCGCAGTGTCCGGGCCAGCGACGCGCACCCGGACGACGCGTGGGCGGCGGCGCTGCTCACGCCGGGCGAGGCGCGGGTGTACCGGGGCATGGACCCGCGGGACCGTGAACACGCCTGCCGCGTGACGCTGCATCTGCTGCGCGAGCATCCGGGGGCAGACCCGCAGCTGGTGGCCGCCGCCCTGCTGCACGACTGCGGCAAGAGCGTGCGCCCGTACCGCGTGGCTGAGCGCGTGCTGGTGGGGCTGGTGCCCACGCGGCTGGCGCGGCTGCTGCCACCGTTAGGGGCGCTGGGCATCCGGGCGCGGCACCCGGAACTGGGTGCGGCCCTGCTGGTGAACGCCGGGGCCAGGGCGCGCGTGGCCGATCTGGTGGCCCTCCACCACCGCCCTGCTGCTGACCCGGACGCTGCGCTGCTGCACCACTACGACGATCAGGAGTGA
- the alr gene encoding alanine racemase, with translation MLFARAHARTSAAALEGNLRALSRRAGVPLLLPVKADAYGHGLEIVACVAARHPDVWGLAVATPQEAGALAALNPGKPVVLLTPPRAGEVPLLADLGVRLPVASLEQAEALPPHARAHLKVDTGMNRLGARPEDAVRVGQRLAERGVLEGAYTHFATADEPDLAFAWQQFRRFQDVLAQLPPVLAHASNGGGILSLGALPGMRLARPGLASYGFAPPHLGGVLPLTPVMTLDAEVTHLHTALEGESVSYGGLWHAPRDTLLATVGLGYADGYPRNATGQAHVTVAGERRPVVGRICMDQCMVDVTGLPVQVGDTVRFWGPDAITAGDVAGWGGTNEYEVLTGLGARVERLAAP, from the coding sequence ATGCTCTTTGCCCGCGCCCACGCCCGCACCTCTGCCGCCGCCCTGGAAGGCAACCTCCGCGCCCTGTCGCGCCGCGCCGGGGTGCCGCTGCTGCTGCCCGTCAAGGCCGACGCCTACGGCCACGGCCTGGAAATTGTGGCGTGCGTGGCCGCCCGGCACCCCGACGTGTGGGGGCTGGCGGTGGCGACGCCGCAGGAGGCCGGAGCGTTGGCGGCCCTGAACCCCGGCAAGCCGGTGGTGTTGCTCACGCCGCCGCGTGCGGGGGAGGTGCCACTGCTGGCCGACCTGGGCGTGAGGCTGCCGGTCGCGTCGCTGGAGCAGGCCGAGGCCCTGCCGCCCCACGCCCGCGCGCACCTGAAGGTGGACACCGGCATGAACCGCCTGGGCGCACGCCCGGAGGACGCCGTGCGCGTCGGGCAGCGGCTGGCCGAGCGCGGGGTGCTGGAGGGGGCCTACACCCACTTCGCCACCGCCGACGAGCCGGATCTGGCGTTTGCCTGGCAGCAGTTCCGGCGCTTTCAGGACGTGCTGGCGCAGCTGCCGCCGGTGCTGGCCCACGCCTCGAACGGCGGCGGCATCCTGAGCCTGGGGGCGCTGCCGGGCATGCGGCTGGCCCGGCCGGGTCTGGCGTCCTACGGCTTTGCGCCGCCGCACCTGGGGGGCGTGCTGCCGCTGACCCCGGTGATGACCCTGGACGCCGAGGTCACCCACCTGCACACCGCGCTGGAGGGCGAGAGCGTCAGCTACGGCGGGTTGTGGCACGCCCCGCGCGACACGCTGCTGGCGACCGTGGGGCTGGGCTACGCCGACGGCTACCCGCGCAATGCCACCGGGCAGGCCCACGTGACCGTGGCCGGCGAGCGCCGCCCGGTGGTGGGCCGCATCTGCATGGACCAGTGCATGGTGGACGTGACCGGTTTGCCGGTGCAGGTGGGCGACACGGTGCGGTTCTGGGGGCCAGACGCCATCACTGCGGGCGACGTGGCGGGCTGGGGCGGCACCAACGAGTACGAGGTGCTGACCGGGCTGGGCGCACGCGTCGAGCGGCTGGCCGCGCCGTGA